Proteins encoded in a region of the Raphanus sativus cultivar WK10039 chromosome 8, ASM80110v3, whole genome shotgun sequence genome:
- the LOC108821858 gene encoding RING-H2 finger protein ATL2-like has translation MSLRDPNPVTNTPGSFSDPAGFAINTRIMLTAIIIIIFFVLLMVSLHLYSRFYLHRSRRFHIRRLNRTRRAAAAMTFFADPSTSSAVATRGGLDPSVIKSLPTFTFSAATAAMIECAVCLSEFEESEPGRVLPSCKHAFHVECIDMWFHSHSSCPLCRSLVEPIAGGVKTAAEEVVAISISEPVSGDDTNDVVEAETSDREDSGGKSDNELTLSHSFRSRVISSTWIFSKERRSASSSSSSLGVQRVCSMPVTELDIEAGGEEAR, from the coding sequence ATGAGCTTAAGAGACCCGAATCCAGTAACTAACACACCCGGATCCTTTTCGGATCCTGCCGGGTTCGCTATAAACACCAGAATCATGCTCACCGCCATAATCATAATCATATTCTTCGTCCTTCTCATGGTCTCTCTTCACCTCTACTCTCGTTTCTACCTCCACCGCTCTCGCCGTTTCCATATCCGCCGCTTGAACCGCACTAGACGCGCCGCCGCCGCCATGACCTTCTTCGCCGATCCTTCCACCTCCTCCGCGGTCGCCACTCGCGGCGGTCTCGACCCCTCCGTCATCAAATCTCTTCCCACTTTCACGTTCTCCGCCGCAACCGCCGCGATGATCGAGTGTGCGGTTTGCCTCTCGGAGTTTGAGGAGAGCGAACCGGGTCGGGTTTTGCCCAGTTGCAAGCACGCGTTTCATGTTGAGTGCATTGATATGTGGTTTCACTCTCATTCTTCTTGTCCTCTATGCCGATCGCTCGTCGAGCCTATCGCCGGAGGAGTAAAAActgcggcggaggaggtagTCGCAATTTCGATTTCTGAGCCGGTTTCAGGTGACGACACAAACGACGTCGTAGAAGCTGAGACTTCTGATCGTGAAGACTCCGGGGGAAAATCAGATAACGAGTTGACTCTGAGTCACTCGTTTAGGTCGCGGGTGATATCTTCCACGTGGATTTTCAGCAAAGAACGGAGAagcgcttcttcttcttcgtcttctctcgGGGTTCAGCGGGTCTGTAGCATGCCGGTGACGGAGTTAGATATTGAGGCCGGAGGAGAAGAGGCTCGTTGA